TAATCCGGTGACAAGAGATAAAAACACATTGCTGGACAATCTCAGAGCATATATTGTGAGATGGGATTTGTCACCACCAAATTATCTTAGGATAGTGGCGGTTATAAATATGTATAACATCGATACGGTACATCCAAGCCGTGTGTTTTAAGAATAAGTTGTGAAAATGCAAAAGGTGAATAGTTATGACCAAATTTTAAAAAAGAAACGTAGATGTTGGAATGAAAGGTTGTAGAAAACCAAAACAAGATAATCATGACGGCGCGCGCAAAAATGCATCCAGTTCATCATCTAGCTCTTGCTGAGTTTTCTTTGGACGCTCCCCTAAACGTTGACCTCGCGACTGCTTGCCGGTATGTTTaccctccctctctcgtTCCCTTCGTCTGTGACTACGGCGTCTTTCTCTGTCTCCTGACAAATCATTCGATGCTCCATAGATACGAATCTCGCCACGCCGACGATCACCCTTTGTTGAATCAGAGGTGCCGGGTCCCCATTCCAATTTTTCGGTCGTTTGTGGTTGTAGCCTGTCGCTCAGACTCTCCAATGTTTTAGGATCGAGGGTGTCATATTCGTTTCTGTCTCCAACTCCTCGCCGGCCCCGACCGCGGCGACGTAAAGGTATTGTCAGTCGCGTAGCTAAGGTAGGActttcctcatcttcgtcaaatCCGGATTTGTGAACACGAATGAGAGAAGTGCGCTCGAGCAATGTTCGCCCGTCACCACTTATGTAGTCTGACCGCATTTTTGAAGTATCTTTGAGAATGTAGTCTGAACGCATCTTCGACGGAGGAGATGGCGGTAAATCCTCAACTTCGATAGATTCAGAGTCCATCTCTCCCTGCCTCTCGTCATTGCTGTTGTCTTCGGCCAGGAACCTATCAAGTTCGTCATCTAACTCTGCCCGCCGAGCGTCGTCATCCCGGTAGTCATCGTGTCTTCTTCgttttggtggtggtaaaTCGCGCCCATTGAACAGCTCTTTTCCAGCCATAGACCCATGCCGCTTGTAAAACTTACTTTCTCTCATcgcattctttttcttcacgTCATCGCGCTTTGCCCAGCGCATTCGTATGGGTCCTTTGAGACCCTGGCCCTGACCAAGCGTCTCGTTGATGCGCTCTTCGGGAGGCCACAAAACAACAGGCAATGGTCGGGCAGTTGTACAGTCATCTTCTTCGGGCTCTTCCGAGGCTGACTTTTGCAACCGGGTGAAGGCTTCGAGAGCTTCTCTGCGAGATTTGAAGACAAGGACACAGGTATTGTCGTCGACCCATTCGAGACCCATGGGGTGAGCATCAAAGTGTGTTGCATATGCGAAGATACGCGCAGTCGGGAGATGCTCTATTGGCGAGCCGCGCAGGAGGAGCGCGTTGGTGCGGTACACAGGGTCTGAGTGATGAAAGGTTAGATTATTTTAGATATTCTGAATAAGTTTAACGTGCCTTGGTCCATGTCCTCGTCCATATCCGCCTgttcctcctcatcgtcatcgtgtTTCCTCTTTGAAAGACCAGAAGTAATAGAAAAAAGCCAACCAGCTCGGAAATTAGGATCCTGCTTTTCACGTACTGTCCCCGAAGAGACATAAGAGGGCTACCAGCGCACCTTGCCATTGACGGGCCTGTTGGTCGCTGATGATTCTGATAGTAGGTACACCTTGCTTCTGCTGATGCGGTTCGCCAATGAGGAAGCGGCAATCTCAGCTTCTGTCGGTAGTTGTGCCTCATAAGCGACATCCTCATCATATGAAAGGGTAGAAATATCTTGGGGAGGGATTCCGTCAGGAGTATTGTCCATGATTGCAGaattcaaaaaagaaaaggtatGTTGTAGAATGTGGTTTATGACAACTCTATACGACAGGGCCTGGCCCACAAGAGAGTCATGATTATATAATCATCAGTTCAGCCAATTGCAACCTCGTTTCACaatttgactttattccTTCTTTATTCTTTCCCTTCACTTTATTACCAAATGTCAGACGCAGGAGAACCGTCAAATGAGCCCGTCGTAAACAAGAACAAGGCTCACAGGAAAGATAAACGTATTTGACTTTTATCAGTTTCTTGTAGGCTGCTAATCACCCAAATTTGTGTAGCTTGGGACACCGAGGATATTGACCAGTGAGTTCCTTTAGAAATTATCAAATTTCCAACATTTTAATGTTTTTCATTACAGCGTAAGCATTCTTTTTTAATATGCTACTTCTTATGTCTCTTATTCTGCGTGTTCATTAGTGGAAAATCGACCCATTCCTAcctacagacaacaaggcTGGGCCTTTCAGAGAGGAATCGTCTTTTGCTACTCTCTTCCCAAAATACCGTGAAAAATATCTACGCGAAGTATGGAGTGCTGTAACAAAAGCTCTAGAAGCCCATGTATGCCCTTTCCTTAATTGACCTGAACGATTTGACCTTGACTATTCAACTAGGGTATTGCATGTACGCTTGATCTTGTCCACGGTTCAATGTCGGTCAGGACTACACGCAAAACATTCGACCCTTATATGATTTTGAAAGCACGAGATATGATCAAGCTCATGGCGCGTGGTGTGGCAATCAACCAAGCAGTCAAAGTTCTACAAGACGATATGGCTTGTGATATTATAAAAATCGGAAACTTGGTGCGGAATAAAGAAAGATTTGTGAAGCGAAGGCAGAGAATCATTGGACCGGATGGAAGTACTCTGAAGGTGCGTTGCAAAGCCTTCTTTGCGCGTCATTTTGGTCATCAAACCTCGGCAGGCCATTGAACTTCTTACAAATTGCTATGTCCTTGTGCAAGGAAATACCGTCAGTGTGATGGGCCCGTTCAAAGCACTCAAAGAAGTCCGGAGAATAGTTCTCGATTGCATGAAAAATATACACCCTATCTACAGAATCAAGGTAAGACGACATTGCTTTGTGCCATTACTTTTCCTAACTTTCCCAAACAGGAACTTATGATCCGTCGTGAACTAGCAAAAGATCCCAAACTCGCTGGAGAATCATGGGATCGCTTCCTACCTCAGTTCCGCAAACGTCATCTGAAGACTTCAGAAAAGACTGCCAAGAAGAACGAGAAACTTGAGGCAAAGGTGGAGGCTCGTAAAGCTGCTGGGATCGAGACCACCGCCGAAGAGCTGGCGAGGGCGCAAGCCAAAAAGAAAGTATATACCCCTTTCCCTCCAGCACAATTACCAAGAAAGGTCAGAATTTTTCAATTGGGCATATTCAGTTTTGTATCTGATTTTCTATTCGTACTTCGTACCCACACATTTAGGTCGATCTTCAACTCGAATCAGGGGAATACTTCCTCAAGCAGTCAGAAAAAGAGGCACGGGAAATAGCGAAGAGAAAGCAACAAGTAAGTAAATATATTATTTTCACCCAAATTTGTCTGATGAAAACAACGTTCTTAGCAAGCGGAAACCACCGAAAAAAGGCGTGCAGAACGTGCAGAAGCCTTTATTGCACCTGCCGAAACAACAGAGCCAACCGTTGAAGAAAAGAGGCGGCACAAGAAGCGAGCAGCtatggagatggaaatggaCGATGAAGAACCTGAAGGGATCGAAAAGTCCAAAAAgcggaaaaagagaaaagaaaagaaggttgatgaagaaagtTGATGAGCCACTGGGGTATGGTTGTGTTTTTATCTTTGTAACATTACATACAGGGTACACGGCATTGGATTATGCAAACTTGATCTCACCTGCTTCATGCTCGCCGCAGAGTAGAACAAATTGACATGTCTTCATGAAGCTCGACAACTAACAGTGAATTCGTTTTGTTGTTACCCAGAACTAAAAAACCACAATTGAATAAAAATTTTACATTCAAATAATCTGCAATCTGAACAGATATTAGAACTTCTTCGGACCAAAGTGATATACTTGAATACCGCCGAGATCGCTTATTTATGTGTTTGATGAGACATACCGTAATCTTGATAGGTGCGTACCTACTTGAACACAGTACAAGTTTCTCTGTTACCCTTCGAAGCCGTCATTCAAAATGCCCGATGAAAAGGAAACTTTGGCAGATTCTTCAACTGCCAATACTACTACCGCATCAGTACCAGCATCACAAGATGCGCCTCCAGCCTACGAGAGCCTCAATCTTGCAGCTTCAAATAGTAACATCGGTCAAGACACCTGGAGGCGCGGGAGCTCTCTTACTCAACAACCTATCAGCCTTCCGACTGCTCCCAATAATGTAACCACACCAACACCATTCCGACCCCCGTCATCGACGCAGAGGGGCCACACACGAACGCTTAGCTCATCTTCTACAAAGTCCACAACCAGCCtaaagacgaagaagagctggttcaacttcaaatcgtcgtcttcatctacACAGTCATCGTCGCGAACTATCGGAGAAGTAAGATCTACGGTGTGTGGGCTGGTACGCAATCTTGTCGTGGGCCCGCAGGAACAACAATTCAGTGCAGACTCCCTCTCCCCTGCTGCCCAAGGCATCCTGCAGAGTTGTGCCGAGGCATGCACGACGCATTCCATGTCACTCTCCACGATCCTGCAGGAGAAGTTCGTGGAGAGTCATTCTCCACTTTACTGGGCTATCGTGAAACGACCGGTAAGGCCACACAATAGCAGGAGTACGGCGCAGACCACTGTAAGCCTTCTCGATCGAGAAGAAGTGGAAGAGTCTGATGGAGGAACAGAACCATCCGACTTGTTAGGAGCCTTGTTATCGCATGCAAAACCACTAGAGGCCAGTACCATTGCCGAGATGAGGTTAGCATGCCTGGCGACGTCGGACCAAAAGACTTTCCAACGGCTTCACCTAGCCATCCCAGAGTTCTCTTCTATTCCGGGGGCTGATCAGATTTTGTTGGGCGCCAGACATCCTACAGACTTTATCACAGTTGAAATTGGAGATGGCACTGAGGGAGCATTTACTGCAACTATGCAGATACCTCAATTTCACAAAAGGATGATGGTTTCTCGCGAAATTGGGCTTGAATTCGTTGCGCGCAGTACGTTCTCGATCTCGTGTCAGATGAAATGATCAATTTACGatatgttttcatccagatAGGCTGTGGCGCTTCTCGTTCCTAATAACACCCGATAATGTATGGTATGGGCCTCCTCCTGGGACCTGGTGTGTGTCGATATCACTACAGGAGCCTAGTCCTCCTACGTGGCTAGATGCACATCTAGTCATTGACACGACCACCATTGGCCATGTATCAGACGAAGCATCCACAGCGCTTCGTGTAAAATCCAAACAGATGATGGAAGCGCCGCGTAACGGTCTTCCCGCTACGCAAACAGTTGTTTCACTGGATGAGAACCCTGCATTCACCAGTCTCCAATATTCGTAAGTTATAATTCTGCTTTAATTTGGTATCAATGTTGGTATGCTGACCCTTGCGTGCAGGGGGAGCTCATATATCCCCGACGACGAGATTTTGAGAGTAAAGCTACGAGCCAAGCTACGAAAGCCTGCCCAGGACATCGATTAATAATGTGCATTTTTTCGTTGCATAGAGGAGAGTTGGTGATGTGGGCAAGCGGGAATTGCATATCTATGTTACTTTATGATTCACAGGGACGTTTATTCATTGAATCTTTGGTATTTATCTGCGCAACTAGGCTTCAGTTGCACCACTACTGAATGCATATAAGTTTACAGGGTATATCGGAATCAAGGCAGATATATGCCAAATAAAACTACGCGTTTAAAGTACCTCCATGATGTTTAAATATTCACCGCGCAAGAACTGATTGTCATTGATTCCTTTTTTTAACCGAATCAGAATGTTCATATTTATGACTGCTTTGAACGGACTCGATGGTGGATATTCGATTTGTGTTTATTCGATTTTACAACAATAACGTGGAGAAATATATGACACTCCTTGTTGGACATGCTTCTCAGCAGTGCGCCGCTACTTCCGTAAAACTTTCAGCATCAAGGGACTATGACGTGCCAAAACTCGGCTGCCTAAGATTACCTTTTAATCACCGAAATGGGACGCAAATCCCAAGCCTCAAGGGTGCGTGATCTGTCTACTAAGTACCAAATCATCAGCTTCTGCTATACTATAGAGCAGGGAGATGTTGAGAAATACTTGGGGAATTGTTTATTAGGTCCATGCCGCGGAAAGTTGCCGCTCCGCATCTAGTATTTGCACCGCTTGTGTCTGGACTACAGTACTTCAAAAATACCGGCGGGAGTACACCGAGGAAATCTAAACAGGACCGACAAGGCACGCGGGAGCTTCTTTTCAAAAACTCCACTTTCGCCTCTGGAAACCTGGATCCTTATTCCAAATGGAGGTTTTTGTATATGTTGCTTCTTTTGCTGGCTTTATCCTGAGTCTAAACATATCTCTATCTCGGAGGATACAGTGGTGCTTTagaatatcatcatcatcccgATTCCGAGGGGAAGCAAGTAGAATCATACTCCCTGCTTCATGAAAAATGACTGATGCCAGATACTACATATATAACTTACTCACAATTTTAATGGTCAACACATCAATACATCAAGGGTTCTTCTTGTGCCGGAAACATTTAATTGCCTAGATGCGTAAAATTTCCATACTAGTATTGAAACTGCATCGACGAGGATGCTTAATCCCTGTCTCAGAATCTATTACGTCCGTACATCATGGAGATTGCCTTCGATAATGACAAGGGTAAAAAAATCATCCCGCCTTTTCAAATAACCTAAACACCACATGCCTATGCTCACACCCTTGGTGGAACCGTCTCCCAAACCCTACATTCATATCCTTAGTTCCCTCAGAAAACCCCGAGACCTTTTTCAAGTTGTCTATAAAGAGAAGGCCAGTACTAGGACCGCGGCCAGTATTCCCCCACCAAAGCCATCTCACATTTGCCACAGAATCTTTGCTCAGACACAAGAGAAATGGCAGTCATAGTTTTTAATACTGAGACCTGCTGTCATGCTCACTTGTGGATATGAACGACAGCAAATGTCCAAACAAGATTATTTAGATACGATGAACACGTTTCGGCGCACCTATGCTGGAAACTGGGCGCGTATATTCGACCACTTAGAAGATATATAAAAGGCTGACACCGTAAATTGACTGCAGATGATATTGTATTGCTGAGGTCTGGTATGTGGTAGACCCCAGCATCAATACAAACTGCGTCAATGTTGGTCAGATATAGTCGGTCTATATGTTCTGCCTTATGCACTTCTTCTCACTGACGAGCCAATTGCAGAATGACCACGCAACAGTTCTGAACGTTTTATCGATGACCTCGGACGCTGTCCTTTCCGCAAAAACTCGGAGGCCGCGCGTTTTCCACTGAGTACCGTTTACTAACGACGACCTCTTATCGTTGCTCTTCACTGTTATGTCTATCAAGGTGATAGATGTGGTGGTGGCTACTCAGTATGTCGATGGTTCATATCAAGCGGTTCCGAGGATATCTCCAACTCTACAACCTCCCCAGGAGCACCGGATACAATGCTAAGATCCCATGGAGATGCATCCACATCTGCGCAATCTCATAGCAATCCTGGCTAGTGAACCCCGAGCTTGGGCTTTTAATCGGTGGATTTCGGACGATTGGGCAACCCTGAACATCTTGTACTCTTGGTAGGCCAGGAGAGACGCATCGCTTTCGGCGTTCTCACTATGACACAGTGGTGAGACGTCTTGACCATGAATGTCCTGCCGTTGACGTGAGACACCAAGCCTAGTGGTGGGCCTTTTCATCATGTTTCGCAGCAAAGGCGTAGGTAGCTCAGTGGGAAGCTCGTCATCAAAACCATAGACATGAATTGACTGGCGCAGGTACTGTGATTGCTACCTCATTTCCTAAGCTAGGGGAGTTATGGGAAATATTACTAGTTGTGTGAGTTGCATGGTCTTTCCCGTTGTAGTGACCATAAAAATTTTACGTGGCCGACCGTGTCGGACTGTTGTCGAAGAGATCGATGGGAGTTCGCACTTCATAGTGGATCGAGTATGCGGGTTGCCTTTGAACAAACCAAATTTAAGATGGAAGGTATGATTTGTGAATCTTGTGACGGCCTGGGAGGTACGCCAGAATCAAAGTGGCGAAATCCATGAGAAAAGACCAGACTCTGCTAATTCCTTAGCCCTCTTTGCAGCTTCCTCCTCCCGGCGGATTTTCGCCCtcgcattttcttcttctttgcgCTTCCTCCGGAGGGCTTGCTTTTCGTGTCTTTCAGAAATATCGTGTGCAACTTCTTCGACCTCGTGTTGAGTTAGTAATTGGAGCTTCGCCTTCTTTACGGTGCTTTGAAGATAGACCT
The sequence above is a segment of the Psilocybe cubensis strain MGC-MH-2018 chromosome 4, whole genome shotgun sequence genome. Coding sequences within it:
- a CDS encoding KRR1 small subunit processome component, encoding MSDAGEPSNEPVVNKNKAHRKDKPWDTEDIDQEESSFATLFPKYREKYLREVWSAVTKALEAHGIACTLDLVHGSMSVRTTRKTFDPYMILKARDMIKLMARGVAINQAVKVLQDDMACDIIKIGNLVRNKERFVKRRQRIIGPDGSTLKAIELLTNCYVLVQGNTVSVMGPFKALKEVRRIVLDCMKNIHPIYRIKELMIRRELAKDPKLAGESWDRFLPQFRKRHLKTSEKTAKKNEKLEAKVEARKAAGIETTAEELARAQAKKKVYTPFPPAQLPRKVDLQLESGEYFLKQSEKEAREIAKRKQQQAETTEKRRAERAEAFIAPAETTEPTVEEKRRHKKRAAMEMEMDDEEPEGIEKSKKRKKRKEKKVDEES